In a genomic window of Infirmifilum sp. NZ:
- a CDS encoding acetate--CoA ligase family protein translates to MECTPSFLIDSARSEGRSKLLEHESFCLCEHYGIPVPRYGVARSSEEAVRIAKKIGFPVVLKVISPDVVHKSDVGGVILDVRSPEEVREKYSALMRNVTLRAPGARVYGVLVQEMVPRGLEVIVGATRDPYFGPVVMFGLGGVFVEVLKDVSFRVAPLTPIDAGEMVREVKGYRLFEAFRGEAPRDRKAVEEIILRVSELIEDLDEVSEVDLNPVIVFEEGLGAKVADARFMLR, encoded by the coding sequence TTGGAGTGCACTCCGTCCTTTTTGATCGATAGTGCTCGGAGTGAGGGTAGGAGCAAGCTGCTTGAGCACGAGTCGTTTTGCCTCTGCGAGCACTACGGGATACCTGTGCCCAGGTACGGGGTTGCCAGGAGCAGCGAGGAGGCCGTGAGGATCGCGAAGAAGATCGGCTTCCCCGTTGTCCTGAAGGTCATTAGCCCCGACGTTGTCCACAAGTCGGACGTGGGGGGAGTTATCCTGGACGTCAGGTCGCCTGAGGAGGTCCGCGAGAAGTACTCCGCGCTTATGAGGAACGTGACGCTGAGGGCCCCGGGCGCGAGGGTGTATGGTGTTCTCGTGCAGGAGATGGTTCCCCGGGGGCTTGAGGTGATCGTGGGCGCTACGCGTGACCCCTACTTCGGCCCGGTGGTGATGTTCGGGCTGGGTGGGGTTTTCGTCGAGGTGCTTAAGGACGTGAGCTTCCGCGTGGCCCCTCTGACGCCTATCGACGCCGGGGAGATGGTGAGGGAGGTTAAGGGTTACCGCCTCTTCGAGGCCTTCAGGGGCGAGGCCCCGAGGGACAGAAAGGCGGTTGAGGAGATAATACTGAGGGTCTCGGAGCTAATCGAGGACCTGGACGAGGTCTCTGAGGTGGACTTGAACCCGGTGATCGTCTTCGAGGAGGGGCTGGGGGCTAAGGTGGCCGACGCGAGGTTCATGCTGAGGTGA
- a CDS encoding nucleotide pyrophosphohydrolase produces MATLREIEEAVVRFRDQRDWAKYHTPRNLAISLVVEVGELLELLQWKTDEEILEYLRQGEGKAMASQELADVAIYLLLLAHELGVDLEHAILEKLKLNEQRYPVEKVKGRYVKYTALQGEDRRSPEGSGQG; encoded by the coding sequence GTGGCCACCTTACGTGAGATCGAGGAAGCAGTGGTCAGGTTCCGGGACCAGCGCGACTGGGCCAAGTACCACACGCCCCGCAACCTCGCCATCTCGCTCGTCGTCGAGGTCGGCGAGCTCCTCGAGCTGCTCCAGTGGAAGACGGACGAGGAGATACTCGAGTACCTCCGCCAGGGGGAAGGGAAGGCGATGGCGTCCCAGGAGCTGGCCGACGTGGCGATATACCTCCTGCTCCTCGCCCACGAGCTCGGCGTGGACCTCGAGCATGCCATACTGGAGAAGCTCAAGCTGAACGAGCAGAGGTACCCCGTCGAGAAGGTCAAGGGCAGGTACGTGAAGTACACTGCCCTCCAGGGGGAGGACCGCCGAAGCCCCGAGGGCTCGGGGCAAGGGTAA
- a CDS encoding acetate--CoA ligase family protein — protein MASGLYRLFHPRSIAVVGASRNPSKIGSIVLRNILSGGFAGRVYPVNPSADSIMGLEAYASLTSISGKVDVAVVAVPAERVLEVVEDAGRAGVEFLVVLSSGFKEVGNFELERQLVSAARRHGMRVLGPNIFGYVYTPSRLNASFGPSNVLPGNVAFVTQSGALGIALMGYSIVEKVGVSSIVSLGNKSDIDDADLLEFFAEDPHTKTVIAYIEGVENGRRFIDAASSFSSKKPLIVIKSGRTEAGAKAAASHTGSLSSGPLLWEGVLRQVGALQVKDVESAFDYAKLFASYSSPPGPRVLVITNGGGAGVQATDTLAENGVYLREPPSDYVEYLRSFLPSYASTRNPVDITGGASDEYYYLALKRALEHPEVDAVLVLYCQTLTTDPLKTAEAIVKAVLESGFRKPVVAGFVGSEESRRAVSFLVESGVPAYPTPERAASSLAALYRYARLREVVVKRLEYLALARREVEGKKLVTSF, from the coding sequence GTGGCGAGCGGGCTGTACAGGCTGTTCCACCCGCGGTCCATAGCGGTCGTCGGCGCTTCCCGCAACCCGTCGAAGATCGGGAGCATCGTCCTTAGAAACATACTGTCCGGTGGCTTCGCCGGCAGGGTCTACCCCGTGAACCCGTCTGCGGACAGCATCATGGGCTTGGAGGCGTACGCCTCGCTCACAAGCATATCGGGGAAGGTTGACGTCGCCGTAGTCGCCGTGCCCGCGGAGAGGGTGCTGGAGGTTGTGGAGGACGCCGGCCGGGCTGGGGTCGAGTTCCTGGTCGTCCTGTCCTCGGGTTTCAAGGAGGTCGGCAACTTCGAGCTCGAGAGGCAGCTCGTCAGCGCCGCGAGGAGGCACGGGATGCGGGTGCTGGGCCCGAACATATTCGGGTACGTGTACACGCCTTCAAGGCTTAACGCGTCCTTTGGCCCCTCGAACGTCCTGCCGGGGAACGTGGCGTTCGTCACCCAGAGCGGGGCGCTGGGCATAGCGCTTATGGGCTACTCGATAGTGGAGAAGGTAGGCGTCTCGAGCATCGTGAGCCTCGGTAACAAGTCGGACATCGACGACGCGGACCTGCTGGAGTTCTTCGCGGAGGACCCCCACACTAAAACGGTTATAGCCTACATAGAGGGAGTTGAGAACGGGAGGAGGTTCATCGACGCAGCCTCAAGCTTCTCCTCCAAGAAGCCTCTGATAGTCATCAAGTCGGGCAGAACCGAGGCGGGAGCCAAGGCGGCGGCCAGCCACACGGGGTCCCTTTCAAGCGGCCCGCTACTGTGGGAGGGCGTGCTCAGGCAGGTCGGCGCGCTGCAGGTAAAGGACGTGGAGTCAGCCTTCGACTACGCGAAGCTCTTCGCCAGCTACAGCTCGCCCCCAGGCCCCAGAGTTCTAGTCATCACCAACGGCGGTGGGGCCGGGGTCCAGGCGACGGACACCCTTGCCGAGAACGGGGTATACCTCCGTGAGCCGCCGAGCGACTACGTGGAGTACCTTCGCTCCTTCCTACCTAGTTACGCGTCAACGAGGAACCCGGTTGACATAACGGGTGGCGCGTCGGACGAGTACTATTACCTGGCGCTCAAGAGGGCTCTGGAGCACCCCGAGGTGGATGCCGTCCTCGTGCTCTACTGCCAGACGCTAACAACTGACCCGCTGAAGACGGCTGAGGCGATAGTGAAGGCTGTCCTGGAGTCCGGCTTCAGGAAGCCGGTGGTGGCGGGTTTTGTGGGTAGCGAGGAGTCAAGGAGGGCGGTGAGCTTCCTGGTCGAGTCCGGGGTGCCCGCTTACCCGACCCCCGAGAGGGCTGCGAGCTCCCTGGCGGCGCTCTACAGGTACGCGAGGCTTCGGGAGGTTGTCGTCAAGAGGCTGGAGTACCTCGCGCTGGCTAGAAGGGAGGTTGAGGGTAAAAAACTCGTTACGAGTTTTTAG
- a CDS encoding DMT family transporter: protein MTLDSRGMLWSLLAVAAALLFALAGVLYRKGVSGSSLHPLLASGLRAGPAFTVMLLAFLASGGSMAKPLEFYAVATASAVFAFFLGDSLFIYGLSRSPVGVVYPVAYTYPFPVALFSFLLTGKTPRPAALIAAALVAIGMWVVYNGGSGYTARGLLAGLGASLSWGMGITLAYIALRYATPVELNLYRTGFLLAATAPALARRVGEVRQARVGWVMLGGLMGIGLGPLALFTSMRMSDAVGPSVVSSGAPVFAVLLAAPILGEKVEARYLAGALLVSVATAVVSLWG from the coding sequence GTGACACTCGATTCACGGGGTATGCTCTGGAGCCTGCTCGCCGTAGCGGCCGCGCTGCTGTTCGCGCTCGCCGGCGTGCTCTACAGGAAGGGCGTCTCGGGCTCGAGCCTGCACCCCCTCCTGGCCAGCGGCCTCCGCGCCGGCCCCGCGTTCACCGTCATGCTCCTCGCGTTCCTGGCCTCGGGCGGCAGCATGGCTAAGCCCCTCGAGTTCTACGCCGTGGCCACGGCCTCAGCGGTCTTCGCGTTCTTCCTGGGCGACTCGCTCTTCATCTACGGGCTCTCGCGCTCCCCCGTCGGGGTCGTGTACCCCGTCGCCTACACCTACCCGTTCCCCGTCGCGCTGTTCAGCTTCCTCCTGACCGGGAAGACCCCTCGGCCCGCCGCGCTCATTGCAGCGGCCCTCGTGGCCATCGGCATGTGGGTCGTCTACAACGGCGGCAGCGGCTACACGGCGAGGGGCCTGCTAGCGGGCCTCGGCGCAAGCCTGAGCTGGGGGATGGGCATAACGCTCGCCTACATCGCACTCAGGTACGCTACCCCAGTCGAGCTGAACCTCTACAGGACTGGCTTCCTGCTCGCCGCCACCGCCCCCGCTCTGGCCAGGCGCGTAGGCGAGGTCAGGCAGGCCAGGGTGGGCTGGGTGATGCTGGGCGGGCTGATGGGCATAGGGCTTGGGCCGCTGGCCCTCTTCACCTCCATGCGGATGTCCGACGCCGTGGGCCCCTCCGTCGTGTCCTCGGGGGCCCCGGTCTTCGCGGTGCTGCTCGCGGCGCCCATACTAGGCGAGAAGGTGGAGGCGAGGTACCTGGCGGGCGCCCTGCTCGTCTCCGTTGCGACGGCCGTGGTGTCCCTGTGGGGCTGA
- a CDS encoding DUF5817 domain-containing protein, giving the protein MYVVVSCPRCGQLKIAKAGSKTTQCPRCGSRFTVAKNLYTRRVFESLEEAREFLKSATS; this is encoded by the coding sequence ATGTACGTCGTGGTCTCCTGCCCCCGCTGCGGGCAGCTGAAGATAGCGAAGGCGGGCTCGAAGACCACGCAGTGCCCCAGGTGCGGCTCGAGGTTCACCGTGGCGAAGAACCTCTACACGAGGCGCGTCTTCGAGAGCCTCGAGGAGGCCAGGGAGTTCCTGAAGAGCGCCACCTCGTGA
- a CDS encoding SPL family radical SAM protein has product MRPSDLAGKLVISASRSMSLYCYSILRLDPYVGCGHGCIYCYTRLLPGYQSIPKPLWGYPEALDKVLEALSETPVIQMPFRMSALTDPLQPIERKAKLGLDTLKIALKHKIPVLLSTKSTLLAEPPWLDVVKELAGEKKIVAQLTLTTTDNAISKALEPGAPRPEERLKAVEKLSSEGVPVVVRLQPLIPGVNDDPESLENLIDQVKAAGALQVIAEYYRFSSWNDVDALSKALAPRLLIYLKSKSLWEKYPSGSHKRPRKSYRLAKYRLIRDLASRKGLLFSLCREEFLNLDTASNCCGINFMHGYRLRPTLRELLGNVKGSTYVAKEELISIPFASLRKGLLEHYEYLEKYHRPGKTSEEERDFENFP; this is encoded by the coding sequence GTGAGGCCCTCGGATCTAGCTGGAAAGTTGGTGATATCTGCAAGCCGTAGCATGAGCCTTTACTGTTACTCGATTCTCAGGTTAGACCCGTACGTAGGGTGCGGGCATGGTTGCATCTACTGCTACACGAGGCTTCTTCCCGGCTACCAAAGCATACCCAAGCCTCTGTGGGGGTATCCGGAGGCACTGGATAAAGTCCTGGAGGCATTGTCCGAGACACCCGTAATCCAGATGCCGTTTAGGATGTCTGCCCTAACGGATCCGCTACAGCCCATTGAAAGGAAGGCTAAGCTGGGGCTCGATACGCTTAAGATTGCGCTGAAGCACAAAATACCAGTCCTCCTCTCTACCAAGTCGACCCTGCTTGCTGAACCCCCCTGGCTCGACGTCGTAAAGGAGCTTGCGGGGGAAAAGAAGATTGTGGCACAGCTAACATTAACAACGACAGACAATGCAATATCCAAAGCCTTAGAGCCAGGTGCTCCGCGGCCTGAAGAGAGGTTGAAGGCTGTTGAGAAGCTTTCTTCAGAGGGGGTCCCGGTAGTAGTTAGACTTCAGCCGTTGATCCCTGGAGTCAACGATGACCCTGAATCGCTGGAAAACCTCATAGATCAGGTAAAGGCGGCTGGAGCACTGCAGGTGATCGCAGAGTACTACAGGTTTTCCTCGTGGAATGACGTCGACGCTTTATCTAAGGCGCTTGCCCCGCGCTTGCTCATCTACCTGAAGAGTAAGTCCCTCTGGGAAAAGTACCCCTCGGGGTCCCACAAGCGGCCTCGGAAGAGTTACAGGCTCGCGAAGTACAGGCTCATCCGCGATCTAGCTTCACGGAAGGGTCTGCTGTTCTCGCTTTGCCGCGAGGAGTTTCTAAACCTTGATACGGCTTCAAATTGCTGTGGTATTAACTTCATGCACGGGTACAGGCTTAGACCCACTTTGCGCGAGCTCCTCGGCAATGTGAAAGGAAGCACGTACGTAGCTAAGGAGGAGCTAATATCCATACCTTTCGCTTCGTTGCGAAAGGGGTTACTTGAACACTACGAATACTTGGAAAAATACCATAGACCCGGGAAGACTTCAGAGGAGGAGCGAGATTTCGAGAACTTTCCTTAG
- a CDS encoding thiolase family protein codes for MAETGQAQSVGVVGAYSTKYESRSQKEAHEMIQEVATGVFKTVDKGMSPEEVDLIIVSNYSDSFGNILHTAPLVAHYIGNMSATGFRVENACASGTTAVYLAWRMLSSGLFRNALIVGFEKMSSVGSSAKANEILMRTSSPEEYRVGAPFMTLYALMAQEYMSRYGATEEDLALVAVKNHENATRNPLAQLQKKITVEDVLKSPYISKPLKLFDASPLSDGAAALLLSSEPRKYTDTPVYIRGVGIAHDHPGVYQRADIAAIDAARRAAEAAYRMSGVSAKDVSLFEVHDAFTIAEIILYEMLGLAPRGEGYKLIREGVTSFTGSHPVNPSGGLKAKGHPIGATGVGMVAEVFWQLRGEAGARQVSGAEVGVVENHGGTGATSVVLVFSR; via the coding sequence GTGGCGGAAACGGGCCAAGCCCAAAGTGTAGGCGTCGTTGGAGCGTACAGCACCAAGTACGAGTCCAGGTCGCAGAAGGAGGCCCACGAGATGATCCAGGAGGTGGCCACCGGGGTCTTCAAGACAGTGGACAAGGGGATGAGCCCCGAGGAGGTGGACCTGATAATAGTCTCCAACTACTCGGACAGCTTCGGCAACATCCTTCACACAGCACCCCTGGTAGCTCACTACATAGGCAACATGTCGGCGACAGGCTTCCGGGTTGAGAACGCCTGCGCCTCAGGCACCACAGCCGTATACCTCGCCTGGCGCATGCTCTCAAGCGGCTTGTTCAGGAACGCCCTAATCGTGGGGTTCGAGAAGATGAGCAGCGTGGGCTCGTCAGCGAAGGCTAACGAGATCCTGATGCGGACGAGTAGCCCTGAGGAGTACAGGGTCGGCGCGCCCTTCATGACGCTTTACGCGCTGATGGCTCAGGAGTACATGAGCAGGTACGGCGCGACGGAGGAGGACCTCGCGCTCGTCGCGGTCAAGAACCACGAGAACGCCACGAGGAACCCTCTGGCGCAGCTCCAGAAGAAGATAACCGTTGAAGACGTACTTAAGTCCCCGTACATCTCGAAGCCCCTTAAGCTATTCGACGCCTCCCCTCTCTCAGACGGCGCCGCGGCTTTGCTCCTGAGCTCCGAGCCGAGGAAGTACACCGACACACCGGTCTACATTAGGGGCGTCGGCATCGCCCACGACCACCCCGGGGTGTACCAGAGGGCGGACATAGCGGCCATCGACGCGGCTAGGCGCGCGGCTGAGGCGGCTTACAGGATGAGCGGTGTGAGCGCGAAGGATGTGAGCCTCTTCGAGGTTCACGACGCTTTCACCATAGCGGAGATAATCCTCTACGAGATGCTCGGCCTGGCCCCGAGGGGCGAGGGGTACAAGCTCATCCGGGAGGGGGTAACCAGCTTCACGGGCTCCCACCCGGTAAACCCGAGCGGGGGGCTTAAGGCTAAGGGCCACCCGATAGGCGCGACTGGGGTGGGTATGGTGGCGGAGGTTTTCTGGCAGCTACGCGGGGAAGCTGGGGCGCGGCAGGTGAGCGGCGCTGAAGTCGGCGTTGTTGAGAACCACGGAGGGACGGGTGCAACGTCGGTGGTTTTGGTCTTTTCGAGGTGA
- a CDS encoding alpha/beta hydrolase family protein: protein MQRRKLDRKALLAATVLALTLILALLSSLGARASLFQGVQAQEVFVTGLDGAKLRCIVFKPAQASGRLPAVIVVHGLGASSDTMNAISTELARNGVLVLALNYRGHDGSEGGVNYIGDPIAAPNISNDLVASLNYLLARDDVDAKRIGVVGYSMGSRAALRLGLLVPTVNPVVMIGPYYSWEIGGVNTTSPKNLLIIVGENDVITPPSSALLLFNYATRSEGKPGEVFGSLSSGTGRKLVIVPGADHYTIPFAKQTIQEVVGWVLQSYGLGAPKLYLDPTVLGGLAGTASFLTLIGVAAVIYLASKFQALEKPQQAPVKTARGILLIALVSLYYLTVAFYILPLVVDWGWRVYQFAMFSGGQYTIYYFAFLALALLVPLAILAVRDRALPGRIAGSLRRNLTAGIVTVLAVWIVVYVLYNATLTGVVANYAMNPLRLALMVYLTVILFPLVLVDEAVLRLLIQERIPTRRPWLRVAATFLLEYALRVLPLAWWVAISSNPLAMSGILANYSALNLISGENLDVVKAFMPMNAYGLYYAFSSVELLHALAGSYVYEEYRSLLASTLVRASTVAFTMAAVLAIL from the coding sequence GTGCAGAGGCGAAAACTCGACAGGAAAGCGCTCCTAGCAGCCACAGTACTGGCCCTCACCCTTATCCTTGCGCTTCTCAGCTCCCTCGGAGCCAGGGCATCGCTCTTCCAGGGTGTGCAGGCTCAAGAAGTCTTCGTCACAGGGCTCGACGGAGCTAAGCTGAGGTGCATAGTCTTCAAGCCAGCCCAGGCGTCGGGAAGGCTCCCAGCCGTCATCGTTGTCCACGGGCTGGGCGCGTCCTCTGACACCATGAACGCCATCTCGACGGAGCTAGCCAGGAACGGGGTCCTCGTCCTGGCTTTGAACTACCGGGGCCACGACGGCAGTGAGGGAGGGGTCAACTACATCGGGGACCCGATCGCCGCCCCCAACATCTCCAACGACCTCGTGGCATCGCTCAACTACCTCCTCGCCCGCGACGACGTCGACGCGAAGAGAATAGGCGTTGTCGGCTACTCCATGGGCTCGAGGGCGGCGCTGAGGCTGGGCCTCCTCGTTCCAACGGTAAACCCCGTGGTGATGATAGGGCCCTACTACTCCTGGGAGATCGGAGGGGTTAACACGACCTCTCCCAAAAACCTCCTCATTATCGTGGGTGAGAACGACGTAATAACGCCCCCCTCCTCCGCGCTCCTCCTCTTCAACTACGCCACGCGCTCAGAGGGTAAACCCGGCGAGGTCTTCGGCTCCCTGAGCAGCGGTACTGGCAGAAAGCTGGTGATCGTGCCCGGAGCCGACCACTACACAATACCGTTTGCTAAGCAGACGATCCAGGAGGTCGTAGGCTGGGTCCTGCAGTCATACGGGCTCGGAGCCCCGAAGCTCTACCTCGACCCAACCGTCCTCGGAGGCCTCGCGGGGACGGCGAGCTTCCTCACCCTGATCGGCGTCGCAGCGGTGATTTACCTGGCTTCAAAGTTCCAGGCTTTAGAAAAGCCCCAGCAGGCCCCTGTGAAAACCGCGAGGGGCATCCTCCTCATAGCGCTGGTAAGCCTGTACTACCTAACAGTAGCGTTCTACATCCTCCCGCTGGTCGTCGACTGGGGCTGGAGAGTATACCAGTTTGCGATGTTCTCGGGAGGCCAGTACACAATCTATTACTTCGCCTTCCTCGCCCTAGCCCTACTAGTGCCCCTAGCCATCCTCGCGGTCAGGGACAGAGCGCTACCTGGCAGGATCGCGGGAAGCCTCAGGCGAAACCTCACCGCAGGCATCGTCACGGTGCTGGCAGTGTGGATAGTCGTGTACGTGCTGTACAACGCGACCCTGACGGGGGTTGTAGCTAACTACGCGATGAATCCGCTGAGACTCGCCCTCATGGTCTACCTAACGGTAATCCTCTTCCCGCTGGTTCTCGTGGACGAAGCGGTGCTTAGGCTCCTGATCCAGGAGCGCATCCCCACCCGGAGACCGTGGCTCAGGGTCGCAGCCACTTTCCTGCTCGAGTACGCCCTTAGGGTCCTCCCACTAGCCTGGTGGGTGGCGATCTCGTCAAACCCGCTGGCCATGAGCGGCATCCTAGCGAACTACTCTGCACTGAACCTGATAAGCGGCGAGAACCTCGACGTGGTGAAGGCCTTCATGCCGATGAACGCCTACGGGCTCTACTACGCCTTCAGCAGCGTGGAGCTCCTCCACGCCCTGGCTGGCAGCTACGTCTACGAGGAGTACAGAAGCCTCCTAGCGAGCACCCTCGTGAGGGCCTCCACGGTAGCCTTCACGATGGCCGCGGTGTTGGCGATCCTCTAA
- a CDS encoding helix-turn-helix domain-containing protein produces MYIGVFDIEQYDCPVVKLTEKREGITTTVLTVNVSELPRGVEQLYLTIKGDDEASVKNVLDAISSIPEVKDYKVIGKTEDTWRVYMYILKTHTMETSVKMGAMFVSPWIARNGVERWTLGFVSKKQFYDFLDRVKERDHVRRYYLNEVAEDDFVAVSANYIPVLRMISQLNRLTPKQLNLLKIALSKGYYSWPKGVDSVDLSNMLGVSRVSVIKSLRRAEFKVISSVIDFMMAVKKDWEKNYS; encoded by the coding sequence ATGTACATAGGAGTGTTTGACATTGAGCAGTACGACTGCCCTGTCGTGAAGCTCACGGAAAAACGTGAGGGAATTACGACAACCGTCTTAACCGTCAACGTCTCGGAGCTCCCGAGAGGAGTGGAGCAGCTCTACCTAACTATAAAGGGGGATGACGAGGCTAGTGTGAAGAACGTCTTGGATGCCATCTCAAGTATCCCTGAGGTTAAGGATTACAAGGTCATCGGCAAGACGGAAGACACGTGGCGCGTTTACATGTATATCCTTAAAACACACACTATGGAGACCAGCGTCAAAATGGGAGCCATGTTCGTGTCGCCGTGGATAGCCAGGAACGGCGTCGAGCGTTGGACCCTAGGCTTCGTCAGCAAGAAGCAGTTCTACGACTTCCTCGACAGGGTTAAGGAGAGGGACCACGTTAGAAGGTACTACCTCAACGAGGTGGCTGAAGACGACTTCGTCGCCGTCTCGGCGAACTACATCCCCGTGCTCCGCATGATATCCCAGCTCAACAGGCTGACTCCCAAGCAGTTGAACCTGCTGAAAATCGCCCTAAGCAAGGGGTACTACTCCTGGCCCAAGGGTGTGGACAGCGTTGACCTCTCGAACATGCTCGGGGTCTCCAGGGTGAGCGTGATAAAGTCCCTCAGGAGGGCGGAGTTCAAGGTTATAAGCTCAGTAATAGACTTCATGATGGCCGTTAAAAAAGACTGGGAGAAAAACTACTCTTAA
- the fabG gene encoding 3-oxoacyl-ACP reductase FabG: protein MAWRVRVFSELYLSVEPHKSTCAIAIVENERGERLVARVPARYFGKIKQGVEGEVVEEWSVFGKLPVFIPRVQEEYRRVALVTGGSRGIGAAIALEFAKHGFDVVVADIVQDAETEKTLEAIRSHGVRAFFVYMDVSKSESVFKAVDEAVKLAGRIDVLVNNAGITKDTYLERMREEDWDAVINVNLKGAFLCSKAVLPIMKQVGGGVIVNISSIVGLLGNIAQANYAASKAGLIGLTKTLAKELAPYGIRVVAIAPGFAKTRMALAVPSAILQEYMRRIPIPRLVEPEEIAKLVYHVVENEALNGVVIPIDLGTTIASPIA, encoded by the coding sequence ATGGCGTGGAGAGTGAGGGTGTTTAGCGAGCTGTACCTGTCGGTTGAGCCGCACAAGTCCACGTGCGCCATAGCCATCGTGGAGAACGAGAGGGGGGAGAGGCTTGTTGCGCGGGTACCTGCCAGGTACTTCGGGAAGATAAAGCAGGGCGTGGAGGGCGAGGTTGTCGAGGAGTGGAGCGTGTTCGGCAAGCTCCCGGTCTTCATACCCAGGGTGCAGGAAGAGTACAGGAGGGTCGCCCTCGTCACCGGTGGGAGCAGGGGGATTGGGGCGGCGATCGCGCTGGAGTTCGCGAAGCACGGGTTCGATGTCGTGGTGGCGGACATTGTTCAGGACGCTGAGACCGAGAAGACCCTGGAGGCTATCCGGAGCCACGGCGTCAGGGCCTTCTTTGTGTACATGGACGTTTCGAAGAGCGAGAGCGTGTTCAAGGCTGTGGACGAGGCGGTGAAGCTCGCCGGGAGGATAGATGTCCTCGTCAACAACGCCGGGATAACAAAGGACACGTACCTCGAGAGGATGAGGGAGGAGGACTGGGACGCGGTCATAAACGTCAACCTCAAGGGAGCGTTCCTCTGCTCGAAGGCCGTTCTACCCATCATGAAGCAGGTGGGCGGCGGGGTGATTGTGAACATCTCGTCCATCGTTGGGCTTCTCGGCAACATCGCCCAAGCAAACTACGCCGCCTCGAAAGCCGGCCTCATAGGGCTCACGAAAACCCTAGCGAAGGAGCTCGCGCCCTACGGGATCAGAGTCGTGGCGATAGCGCCGGGCTTCGCGAAGACGAGGATGGCTCTAGCCGTGCCCTCAGCTATACTCCAGGAGTACATGCGGCGCATTCCTATACCGAGGCTCGTCGAGCCCGAGGAGATAGCGAAGCTGGTCTACCACGTTGTGGAGAACGAGGCTTTGAACGGGGTCGTGATACCCATAGACCTGGGAACCACGATAGCATCCCCAATAGCTTAG
- a CDS encoding YiiX/YebB-like N1pC/P60 family cysteine hydrolase: MRKGRSILPWLLALPLILALVAPASASSSDSYHPYGYFTHPYPNVALRPGDIVIGHYPNQQLTGIGYWSHAGILYKYDPTIGDWLVVEALFEGVRVNTLREFMSRYSAVIILRVRGVSDSYVAKAASWAYSKLGYPYDYNGYYKQVNGPSYYCSELVWAAYMATTGVDIDAYYWTPVNGYGVLPSEIVDDSDTYTIWYSDLLGF, from the coding sequence GTGAGAAAGGGCAGAAGCATTCTCCCATGGCTTCTGGCGCTCCCGCTGATCCTCGCCCTCGTCGCACCCGCCTCCGCCTCTTCGAGCGACTCTTACCACCCCTACGGCTACTTCACCCACCCTTACCCAAACGTTGCGCTCAGACCCGGGGACATAGTCATAGGGCACTACCCTAACCAGCAGCTGACAGGCATAGGGTACTGGTCGCACGCGGGGATCCTCTACAAGTACGACCCGACTATTGGGGACTGGCTCGTCGTGGAGGCGCTGTTCGAGGGGGTTAGGGTAAACACCCTCCGCGAGTTCATGTCGAGGTACAGCGCCGTGATCATACTGAGGGTCCGCGGGGTGTCGGACAGCTACGTCGCGAAGGCCGCGAGCTGGGCTTACTCCAAGCTCGGCTACCCGTACGACTACAACGGCTACTACAAGCAGGTGAACGGGCCATCGTACTACTGCTCGGAGCTCGTGTGGGCCGCTTACATGGCTACGACTGGCGTCGATATAGACGCCTACTACTGGACTCCCGTCAACGGCTACGGGGTGCTCCCGAGCGAGATCGTCGACGACAGCGACACGTACACTATCTGGTACAGCGACCTCCTGGGTTTCTAA
- a CDS encoding ATP-binding cassette domain-containing protein — protein sequence MIRLEGVEVAFDGRRVLWVPSAVFRGSSVILGPNGAGKTTLLKAIVGLYRPARVVGDPAVPLRPADEESAGSQHIRRSLGLKSTRPPFLAQVGNV from the coding sequence ATGATTAGGCTTGAGGGGGTTGAGGTTGCTTTTGACGGCAGGAGGGTGCTGTGGGTGCCCTCCGCGGTCTTCAGGGGTAGCTCGGTGATCCTCGGGCCGAACGGCGCGGGTAAGACCACGCTGCTGAAGGCGATCGTGGGGCTCTACAGGCCTGCTCGCGTCGTCGGCGACCCTGCTGTTCCTCTCCGTCCTGCTGATGAGGAGAGTGCGGGAAGTCAACATATACGACGTAGCCTTGGGTTAAAGTCCACTAGACCACCTTTCCTGGCGCAGGTAGGTAACGTCTAG